Proteins found in one Micromonospora sp. WMMD1102 genomic segment:
- a CDS encoding YqaJ viral recombinase family protein, which produces MTAVELLPAAEATPDNPRWHELRRAGVTASEVAALVGISPWDSAFSLYHRKANGWEVEDNEDLSNGRRCEPVIAEWWADTHPDAVVCPAGLYASQARPWQLATPDRLVHMACPCCDG; this is translated from the coding sequence ATGACCGCCGTTGAGCTGCTGCCCGCCGCCGAGGCCACCCCGGACAATCCGCGCTGGCACGAGCTGCGCCGGGCCGGGGTCACCGCGTCCGAGGTCGCCGCGCTGGTCGGCATCAGCCCGTGGGACTCGGCGTTCTCGCTCTACCACCGGAAGGCCAACGGCTGGGAGGTAGAGGACAACGAGGACCTGTCCAACGGTCGCCGCTGCGAGCCGGTCATCGCAGAGTGGTGGGCGGACACCCACCCGGACGCGGTCGTGTGTCCAGCCGGCCTGTACGCCAGCCAAGCCCGACCGTGGCAGCTCGCCACCCCGGACCGACTGGTGCACATGGCCTGCCCGTGCTGTGACGGAT